One Branchiostoma floridae strain S238N-H82 chromosome 1, Bfl_VNyyK, whole genome shotgun sequence genomic region harbors:
- the LOC118430745 gene encoding carbohydrate sulfotransferase 11-like, protein MKRKTKMTTVGLFQHFFKALLAFISVLIIIYIYLYHEHGTLKASFQAEVKNEEDYDEEDVDRLVEAEQQRRKSLLAKYCQSNFSSSAKSLNTFYFVVSENRKIIYCRTGKTGSTTTSALLYNLEHGYNMTAKELKINKGSITSRLLSTYNKEEIDHRVSSYYSIVVTRNPIERLASAWISRFLYNHHLRYNDRYGSMLQTVSNTSNTEIHYDYIAHTETLADDLRLFLRKVGVTNRDDILPQTKKRGAEKKLSEPLRINSIRRFEKSCKKV, encoded by the exons atGAAGAGGAAGACGAAAATGACTACAGTCGGACTGTttcaacatttctttaaagCATTGTTGGCGTTCATCTCCGTGCTAATTATTATCTACATTTATCTTTATCATGAGCATGGAACATTGAAAGCTTCTTTTCAAGCGGAAGTTAAAAATGAAGAAG ATTATGATGAAGAGGACGTGGACAGATTGGTGGAAGCGGAACAGCAAAGAAGGAAGTCCTTACTTGCCAAATACTGTCAGAGTAATTTTTCGTCAAGTGCG AAATCCCTGAATACATTTTACTTCGTCGTGAgtgaaaatagaaaaatcatATATTGTCGGACTGGAAAAACAGGAAGCACTACAACATCGGCTTTGTTATATAATCTGGAACATGGTTATAATATGACAGCGAAGGAATTGAAGATAAACAAGGGCTCTATCACTTCAAGACTATTAAGCACGTACAATAAGGAAGAGATAGACCATCGTGTATCGTCCTATTACAGCATTGTCGTTACGAGGAACCCAATAGAAAG GCTTGCATCGGCGTGGATAAGCAGATTTCTGTATAATCACCACCTTCGATACAACGATCGATACGGAAGCATGCTTCAAACTGTCTCTAACACTTCCAACACAGAG ATTCACTATGACTACATAGCACACACAGAGACGCTAGCTGATGACCTGCGTCTCTTTCTCCGGAAAGTGGGAGTCACAAATCGGGATGACATACTGccacagacaaaaaaaagagGAGCAGAGAAAAAACTTTCGGAACCTCTTCGCATTAATTCCATTAGAAGATTTGAGAAGAGTTGCAAGAAAGTTTAA